The Shewanella japonica genome has a window encoding:
- a CDS encoding S9 family peptidase — protein sequence MTRLLRNAALSALSIAIISGCSATANNSDSSTVTNQSASASVPLAMPPQADKPLTLNQIMANPDWMGLLAKNAYWADDSQSVYFNRQQHQSPIADVYQQGVNDEQAQLLGLNQLHLADQKHGVLNADKSKKAYLYQGNIFVKSLANGEVKQLTRQNNAINSVQFLTDGALAYMQGNSVFKLHLNSGMTEQLADIQMAKAPKGVVDPDTYIAKQQHRLIEYVALQHSKNKTRAEYAEELAAIDPTFAAKTWYLGDNEKVNQMSLSADGRYLVVSLSDKNYSWRADHDIMPNYLGKDGYVDAVPARARVAEDSYPGERLVILDLVEHAKKDVTIEGLTGFDEDVLASVKSENAKAKGETYKSKPAPRTVQLMQDWGWDQTAIQWHDTDNKLLVMMEAVDNKDRWIASVDLSNGKLTTEHRLHDDAWINYTFNQFGWVTGTNSFYYLSEETGYSQLYVKSEGKTIRLTQGDYVVDQVTLSPDATHLYYRANKEHPGTYNVYRVELASGNTEQLTQHTGTLDYELSPNGQSLLLTASTAIKPNELFIQPIGGEAKQLTNYTSNAFSHYAWQAPKVVKVPSSHGVKDIYARVYVPQGYDANNASKYPAVIFNHGAGYLQNAHNGFSGYFREFMFHNLLTQQGYVVMDMDYRGSKGYGRDWRTAVYRNMGHPEVEDLKDGVNWMAKNANVDAAKVGTYGGSYGGFLTFMALFNEPELFQAGAALRPVTDWAHYNAPYTSNILNTPDVDPIAYERSSPIEHAQGLEKPLLIMSGVLDDNVFFQDSVRLVQRLIELEKPMFETAIYPVEPHGFRQPSSWLDEYRRIYKLFEQELK from the coding sequence ATGACCAGGCTTCTGCGTAATGCGGCGCTGAGTGCATTATCAATTGCAATTATTTCAGGTTGCAGTGCTACAGCAAACAACAGTGACTCTTCTACAGTAACAAATCAATCAGCCAGTGCTTCAGTTCCATTAGCGATGCCACCACAAGCTGACAAGCCACTCACATTAAATCAAATTATGGCCAATCCTGATTGGATGGGTTTATTGGCTAAAAACGCTTATTGGGCAGACGATAGTCAATCAGTATACTTCAATCGTCAGCAGCACCAATCACCTATTGCTGATGTATATCAACAGGGTGTTAATGATGAGCAGGCTCAGTTACTTGGCTTAAATCAATTGCATCTTGCTGATCAAAAGCACGGTGTGCTTAACGCTGATAAATCAAAAAAAGCCTACCTTTATCAAGGCAACATTTTTGTAAAATCACTCGCTAATGGCGAAGTGAAACAATTAACTCGTCAGAACAACGCCATTAACTCAGTTCAGTTTTTAACAGATGGTGCACTTGCATATATGCAAGGCAATAGCGTGTTTAAATTACACCTTAATTCCGGTATGACTGAACAATTAGCTGATATTCAAATGGCTAAAGCACCAAAAGGTGTGGTTGATCCTGATACTTATATTGCAAAGCAGCAACATAGATTAATTGAGTATGTGGCTTTACAGCATTCAAAAAATAAAACCCGTGCGGAGTATGCTGAAGAACTTGCTGCAATAGATCCCACTTTTGCTGCTAAGACTTGGTACTTAGGTGACAACGAAAAAGTTAATCAGATGAGTTTGTCTGCAGATGGTCGCTACCTAGTGGTGTCATTATCAGATAAAAATTATAGCTGGCGTGCTGATCATGACATTATGCCTAACTATCTTGGCAAAGATGGTTATGTAGATGCCGTACCTGCGCGAGCACGTGTTGCTGAAGATAGTTACCCTGGTGAGCGTTTAGTTATTCTAGACCTTGTTGAGCATGCTAAAAAAGATGTCACAATCGAAGGCTTAACTGGTTTTGATGAAGATGTATTGGCATCGGTAAAATCAGAAAACGCAAAGGCAAAGGGTGAGACGTATAAAAGTAAGCCTGCGCCTCGAACTGTTCAGTTAATGCAAGATTGGGGTTGGGATCAAACTGCAATTCAATGGCACGATACTGACAATAAACTGCTCGTCATGATGGAAGCGGTTGATAACAAAGATCGTTGGATCGCCAGTGTTGATTTAAGTAATGGCAAGTTAACCACAGAGCATCGTTTACATGATGATGCATGGATAAACTATACCTTCAACCAGTTTGGTTGGGTAACAGGTACAAATAGTTTCTATTACTTATCTGAAGAAACGGGATACTCTCAGCTTTATGTTAAGTCTGAGGGCAAAACCATACGCTTAACGCAAGGTGATTATGTGGTTGATCAAGTCACATTGTCTCCTGATGCGACGCACTTATATTACCGTGCAAATAAAGAACATCCAGGAACATATAATGTGTACCGAGTTGAGTTAGCTTCAGGAAATACTGAGCAGTTAACACAGCATACAGGTACATTAGACTATGAGTTGAGCCCTAATGGTCAATCACTATTATTAACTGCGTCAACAGCGATTAAGCCCAACGAATTGTTTATCCAACCAATCGGTGGTGAAGCAAAGCAGTTGACTAATTACACCAGCAACGCATTTAGTCATTATGCATGGCAAGCGCCAAAAGTGGTTAAAGTACCATCGAGTCACGGTGTTAAAGACATTTATGCGCGAGTATATGTGCCGCAAGGTTACGATGCTAATAATGCATCGAAATATCCTGCCGTTATTTTTAACCATGGTGCTGGCTATTTACAAAATGCCCACAATGGATTTTCTGGTTACTTCCGTGAGTTCATGTTCCATAACTTGCTGACTCAGCAAGGCTATGTCGTGATGGATATGGATTATCGTGGTTCAAAAGGCTACGGTAGAGATTGGCGTACAGCAGTTTATCGTAATATGGGACACCCAGAAGTCGAAGACTTAAAAGATGGTGTGAACTGGATGGCTAAAAATGCCAATGTTGACGCTGCTAAAGTTGGCACATATGGCGGATCGTACGGTGGCTTCTTGACCTTTATGGCGTTGTTTAATGAACCTGAGTTATTCCAAGCGGGCGCCGCTTTACGCCCTGTAACTGATTGGGCTCATTATAATGCTCCTTATACTTCTAATATTTTAAATACACCTGATGTGGATCCGATTGCTTACGAACGAAGCTCACCGATAGAGCACGCTCAAGGATTAGAGAAGCCATTATTAATTATGAGTGGTGTGTTGGATGATAATGTCTTCTTCCAAGACAGTGTACGTTTAGTACAGCGTTTAATTGAGCTGGAAAAGCCGATGTTTGAAACGGCTATTTACCCTGTAGAACCACATGGGTTTAGACAGCCATCAAGTTGGTTGGATGAATATCGCCGTATATACAAATTGTTCGAGCAAGAGCTTAAATAA
- a CDS encoding anthranilate synthase component II: MLLMIDNYDSFTFNLVQYFQQLGYDIIVKRNDEVTISDIEVINPSHLIISPGPCSPNESGISLAAIEYFAGKLPILGVCLGHQAIAQVFGAKVIKAARVMHGKTSAITHSETGLFTKLNQPLTVTRYHSLLVESLPESFELDAWYDDPVHGREIMGMSHKTLPIYGVQFHPEAILTEQGHELLDNFLTLS; encoded by the coding sequence ATGCTGTTGATGATTGATAACTATGACTCATTTACCTTTAATCTGGTGCAATATTTCCAGCAGTTAGGTTATGACATCATCGTGAAAAGAAATGATGAAGTTACGATTAGTGACATTGAGGTAATTAACCCGAGCCATTTAATCATTTCACCAGGCCCGTGTTCTCCCAATGAATCAGGTATTTCGCTCGCTGCAATTGAATATTTCGCAGGAAAGCTGCCGATATTGGGTGTGTGCTTAGGTCATCAAGCTATAGCTCAGGTATTTGGAGCTAAAGTCATCAAAGCGGCCAGAGTAATGCATGGTAAAACAAGTGCTATTACGCATAGTGAAACAGGTTTATTTACTAAACTAAATCAACCCTTAACAGTAACTCGATATCACTCTTTGCTCGTTGAATCGTTACCGGAAAGCTTTGAATTAGATGCTTGGTATGATGATCCGGTCCATGGTCGAGAAATTATGGGTATGAGTCATAAAACGCTGCCGATTTACGGAGTTCAATTTCATCCTGAAGCGATTCTGACTGAGCAAGGTCATGAACTGCTGGATAACTTTCTTACGCTAAGCTAA
- a CDS encoding ClpXP protease specificity-enhancing factor, translated as MKAITPNRPYLLRAYYEWLMDNHFTPHVVVDAFVPGTQVPQEFVKDGQIVLNIAGGAVGNLQMTNEFVEFNARFGGVPQQVVLPMASIVAIYARENGAGTVFDMEDAYMAEDESLDSTPPPRSFSAVETTEKTETTEEKPAVTAEKPKGRAHLTVVK; from the coding sequence ATGAAAGCGATTACGCCTAACCGTCCATATTTGTTGCGGGCTTATTATGAGTGGTTGATGGACAACCACTTTACCCCACATGTTGTTGTGGATGCATTTGTACCGGGGACTCAGGTACCACAAGAGTTTGTTAAGGACGGTCAAATTGTTCTTAATATCGCAGGTGGTGCAGTAGGAAACCTACAAATGACCAATGAATTCGTGGAATTTAATGCACGTTTTGGTGGTGTACCTCAGCAAGTTGTTTTACCTATGGCGTCTATCGTTGCTATTTATGCTCGAGAAAATGGCGCAGGCACTGTATTTGATATGGAAGATGCTTACATGGCAGAAGATGAATCTTTAGATTCAACGCCTCCGCCACGTTCTTTCTCTGCAGTTGAAACAACAGAAAAAACTGAAACAACAGAAGAAAAACCTGCTGTTACAGCTGAAAAACCAAAAGGGCGAGCTCACTTAACTGTTGTTAAGTAA
- the sspA gene encoding stringent starvation protein SspA — protein sequence MAVAANKRSIMTLFSGADDLYSHQVRIVLAEKGVTVDVLQVEPSEKPQELLDVNPYNSVPTLVDRELVLYESRIIMEYLDERFPHPPLMPVYPVARGQSRLMMHRIDTDWYVLVDRIRKGDKADAARKELTDSLVALAPVFAEMPYFMSEEFGLADCYLGPLLWRLPELGINLDVRTSKDIHAYMTRIFERESFKASLTEVEREMRMGM from the coding sequence ATGGCTGTAGCTGCCAACAAACGCTCTATCATGACACTGTTTTCGGGTGCCGATGATTTATATAGCCACCAAGTACGTATCGTCTTGGCTGAAAAAGGTGTAACTGTTGATGTTTTGCAGGTAGAACCGAGTGAGAAGCCTCAAGAGTTACTTGATGTTAATCCATACAACTCAGTACCAACTCTAGTTGATCGTGAATTAGTTTTGTATGAATCTCGCATTATTATGGAATATTTAGATGAGCGTTTCCCTCATCCACCATTAATGCCTGTTTACCCTGTTGCACGTGGTCAAAGTCGCTTAATGATGCACCGAATTGATACAGACTGGTATGTACTAGTTGATCGTATCCGTAAAGGTGATAAAGCTGATGCTGCGCGTAAAGAGTTAACTGATAGCTTAGTCGCATTAGCACCAGTATTTGCTGAAATGCCATACTTCATGAGTGAAGAGTTTGGTTTAGCTGACTGTTACTTAGGCCCGCTATTATGGCGTTTACCTGAGTTAGGTATCAATTTAGATGTTCGCACATCTAAGGATATCCATGCTTATATGACGCGTATATTTGAGCGTGAGTCATTTAAAGCATCGTTAACTGAGGTTGAGCGCGAAATGCGCATGGGTATGTAA
- a CDS encoding cytochrome c1, which translates to MKKLLIALVALLPTLAIAAGGNNEFVKSPEQAINLHDNESLERGLNLFQQYCSGCHSTQYQRYGRVAEDLGISVDDMREKYMFTDAKIGELMENAIPPEDAAKWFGAAAPDLTLVARVRGQDWVYSYLKGFYKDESRPFGVNNTVFPLVGMPHVLEDLQGISTPIYKTVEENGVEVQKLVGLEPATGGKLNAEEYDQAVRDITGFLVYSADPVKLEREALGWWVLGFLFIFFIIAYLLKKEYWKDVH; encoded by the coding sequence ATGAAAAAGTTATTAATTGCATTAGTTGCATTGTTACCAACGCTAGCAATAGCGGCAGGTGGCAACAATGAATTTGTTAAGAGTCCAGAGCAGGCAATCAACCTTCATGACAATGAGTCGCTAGAACGTGGTCTTAATTTGTTCCAGCAATATTGTAGTGGCTGTCACAGTACTCAATATCAACGTTATGGACGAGTCGCTGAAGATCTAGGTATTTCTGTAGATGATATGCGTGAAAAGTATATGTTTACGGATGCTAAAATTGGTGAGTTGATGGAAAATGCAATTCCACCTGAAGATGCTGCAAAGTGGTTCGGTGCTGCCGCTCCTGATTTAACACTGGTTGCTCGTGTACGTGGACAGGATTGGGTTTACTCATACCTAAAAGGTTTTTATAAAGATGAAAGCCGTCCATTTGGCGTAAACAATACCGTATTCCCACTTGTGGGTATGCCGCATGTATTGGAAGATTTACAAGGTATTTCAACACCTATCTACAAAACAGTAGAAGAAAATGGTGTTGAAGTACAAAAGCTAGTTGGTCTTGAACCTGCAACTGGCGGTAAATTAAATGCCGAAGAGTATGATCAAGCTGTGCGTGATATTACTGGTTTCCTTGTATATTCTGCAGATCCAGTGAAGCTTGAACGTGAAGCTTTAGGTTGGTGGGTACTCGGATTCTTGTTTATTTTCTTCATCATTGCTTACTTGTTGAAGAAAGAATACTGGAAAGATGTGCACTAG
- a CDS encoding cytochrome b, translated as MVKNIVDWIDARIPMTATYNRHVGQYPTPKNFNFWYFFGSLALLVLVNQLLTGIWLTMNYVPTAEGAFASVEYIMRDVEYGWLLRYMHSTGASAFFVVVYLHMFRGLIYGSYQKPRELLWLFGMLIFLVLMAEAFMGYLLPQGQMSYWGAQVIISLFGAIPFIGDDLTLWIRGDYVVSGATLNRFFALHVIALPLVLVVLVFLHLIALHEVGSNNPDGVEVKKNKDENGWPVDAIPFHPYYTVKDIMGVAGFLIVFCYVLFFMPEGGGYFLEKPNFEAANPMKTPEHIAPVWYFTPFYAILRAIPDKPLGVVGMGLAIAVLFVLPWLDRCKVKSIRYRGLIHKINIAQFTVSFLILGYLGAVPATPTLTIAARIFTLTYFGFFVALWVYSKNEKTKPVPTRVTH; from the coding sequence ATGGTTAAGAATATTGTTGATTGGATTGATGCTCGCATCCCAATGACGGCGACGTATAACCGTCACGTTGGTCAATATCCAACACCAAAGAACTTCAACTTTTGGTATTTCTTTGGTTCATTAGCATTGCTTGTTTTAGTTAACCAGTTGCTTACTGGTATTTGGTTAACAATGAATTATGTACCAACTGCAGAAGGTGCGTTTGCTTCTGTTGAATACATCATGCGTGATGTTGAGTACGGCTGGTTATTACGTTACATGCACTCCACAGGAGCTTCTGCTTTCTTTGTGGTGGTTTATCTTCATATGTTCCGTGGCTTAATCTACGGTTCTTACCAAAAGCCAAGAGAGCTACTTTGGTTATTCGGTATGTTGATTTTCCTCGTGTTAATGGCTGAAGCCTTTATGGGTTACTTGCTACCTCAGGGACAAATGTCTTACTGGGGCGCGCAGGTAATTATCTCATTGTTTGGTGCTATTCCATTTATTGGTGATGACCTGACATTGTGGATCCGTGGTGATTATGTCGTTTCAGGTGCAACACTAAACCGTTTCTTTGCATTGCATGTTATTGCACTGCCTTTAGTGTTAGTTGTATTAGTTTTCCTTCACTTAATTGCTTTACATGAAGTGGGTTCAAACAACCCAGATGGTGTTGAAGTTAAGAAGAATAAAGATGAAAACGGATGGCCAGTTGATGCTATTCCTTTCCACCCTTATTACACAGTTAAAGACATCATGGGTGTGGCCGGTTTCTTAATCGTGTTCTGCTATGTGTTGTTCTTTATGCCTGAAGGTGGCGGTTACTTCCTTGAAAAGCCAAACTTTGAAGCGGCTAACCCAATGAAGACCCCTGAACATATTGCTCCGGTTTGGTACTTCACACCGTTTTACGCAATTTTACGTGCGATTCCAGACAAGCCATTAGGCGTTGTCGGTATGGGTCTTGCGATTGCGGTACTGTTTGTACTTCCTTGGTTAGATCGCTGTAAAGTTAAATCTATCCGTTACCGTGGCTTAATACACAAGATTAATATCGCACAGTTTACCGTGTCTTTCTTAATCCTGGGTTACTTAGGTGCTGTACCAGCAACACCAACGTTAACAATTGCAGCTCGTATCTTTACACTTACTTATTTTGGTTTCTTCGTGGCACTGTGGGTTTACAGTAAAAATGAGAAAACAAAACCGGTTCCTACGAGGGTGACACACTAA
- the petA gene encoding ubiquinol-cytochrome c reductase iron-sulfur subunit translates to MSNAPVDTGRRRFLTAATAVVGGAGAVAVAVPFIKSWNPSAKAKAAGAPVEVNISKVEPGQLIRVEWRGKPVWVVRRTDAILSELPKLDGQLRDPASEELQQPEYAANPARSIKPEFFIAVGICTHLGCSPTYLPDSFGEQVEGVTAGFFCPCHGSKFDMAGRVFQGVPAPLNLVVPPHQYVDDGTVLIGVDTGAA, encoded by the coding sequence ATGAGCAATGCGCCAGTCGATACCGGACGCCGCAGATTCCTGACAGCCGCAACCGCCGTAGTAGGCGGAGCTGGTGCCGTCGCTGTAGCGGTGCCTTTTATCAAGTCATGGAATCCGAGCGCTAAAGCGAAAGCTGCAGGTGCACCGGTTGAAGTAAATATTAGTAAAGTAGAGCCAGGCCAGTTAATTCGTGTTGAATGGCGTGGTAAACCTGTTTGGGTTGTGCGTCGTACTGATGCCATTTTAAGTGAATTGCCTAAATTAGATGGGCAATTACGTGATCCTGCTTCTGAAGAATTACAACAGCCTGAATATGCAGCAAACCCTGCACGTTCAATTAAGCCTGAGTTCTTCATTGCTGTAGGTATCTGTACTCACTTAGGTTGTTCGCCAACTTACTTGCCTGATTCTTTTGGCGAGCAAGTCGAAGGTGTTACGGCTGGTTTCTTCTGTCCATGTCATGGTTCTAAGTTTGATATGGCTGGCCGAGTATTCCAGGGTGTTCCAGCACCATTAAACCTTGTCGTTCCTCCGCATCAATATGTTGATGATGGCACGGTACTTATCGGTGTAGATACGGGAGCTGCGTAA
- the hflC gene encoding protease modulator HflC, translating into MGRLGLIILVIILGIGFSSVMIVNEGERAIVSRFGEILKDNVDGNSVTRVLKPGLHFKIPAIDKVKYLDARIQTLDGAADRFVTSEKKDLMVDSYVKWRISDFETFYLSTGGGNKVTAEDLLQRKINNDLRTEFGRRTIKEIVSGKRDELQNDALENASESSRDLGIEVVDVRVKQINLPANVSSSIFQRMRAERQAVAKEHRAQGKEQSEIIRATIDADVTVKVAEAERKALTIRGEGDALSAKIYADAFNKDPEFYGFLRSLEAYKESFAGNSDVMVLEPDSDFFKYMKSIDGK; encoded by the coding sequence ATGGGTAGATTAGGACTTATAATACTCGTTATTATTCTTGGTATTGGTTTTTCATCTGTGATGATTGTGAACGAAGGCGAACGTGCCATTGTTTCTCGATTTGGTGAAATTCTAAAAGATAATGTCGACGGTAATTCGGTAACTCGTGTACTTAAGCCAGGACTTCACTTTAAAATCCCTGCGATTGATAAAGTTAAGTATCTTGATGCGCGTATCCAAACCTTAGATGGCGCTGCAGACCGTTTTGTGACTTCTGAAAAGAAAGATCTGATGGTTGATTCATACGTTAAATGGCGTATTAGTGACTTTGAAACTTTCTACCTATCTACTGGTGGCGGTAATAAAGTGACTGCAGAAGATCTACTTCAACGTAAAATCAATAACGATTTACGTACTGAATTTGGTCGTCGTACCATTAAAGAGATTGTTTCTGGTAAGCGTGATGAATTGCAAAATGATGCATTAGAGAATGCATCAGAAAGCTCTCGTGATCTAGGTATTGAAGTAGTTGATGTGCGAGTTAAGCAAATTAACTTACCAGCAAACGTCAGTAGCAGTATCTTCCAGCGTATGCGTGCCGAGCGACAAGCTGTTGCTAAAGAGCATCGTGCACAAGGTAAAGAGCAATCTGAAATTATTCGCGCCACAATTGATGCTGATGTAACTGTTAAAGTTGCAGAAGCTGAACGTAAAGCGTTAACCATTCGAGGTGAAGGTGATGCACTTTCTGCTAAAATTTATGCAGATGCATTCAATAAAGATCCTGAATTTTATGGTTTTTTACGTAGTCTTGAAGCTTACAAAGAAAGTTTCGCAGGTAACAGTGACGTAATGGTATTAGAACCTGATAGCGATTTCTTCAAATATATGAAATCGATTGACGGTAAATAA
- the hflK gene encoding FtsH protease activity modulator HflK: protein MAWNEPGNKGKDKDPWGNKNGNDKGPPDLDEVFRNLSKRFGGGKGGSGGSSSPSFNSTSIIVVLVIGLLVWGASGFYTIKEAERGVTLRFGQHSGEVGPGLHWKATFIDEVFPVNIKAVRSIPASGSMLTSDENLVKVELDVQYRVDDAYLYLFSAVDANASLSEATDSALRYVIGHNTMDDILTTGRDAIRRDTWAELERILEPYQLGLSIQDVNFLPARPPEEVKDAFDDAISAQEDEQRFIREAEAYAREIEPKARGQVERMAQQASAYKQREVLEAEGKVARFEQLLPEYQMAPEVTRKRLYLDAMQEVMADTNKVLIDTKNNGNLMYLPLDKMMDNQTKRTAVEPVVETHVNTPSNNSFNSSMPLDGRPTREARSRQGRD from the coding sequence ATGGCTTGGAATGAGCCCGGTAACAAGGGAAAAGATAAAGACCCTTGGGGAAACAAAAACGGTAACGACAAAGGCCCACCAGATCTAGACGAAGTATTTCGTAATCTTTCTAAACGCTTTGGCGGTGGGAAAGGTGGTTCAGGTGGATCGTCAAGTCCTTCATTTAACTCAACCAGCATTATTGTTGTTTTAGTTATTGGTTTATTAGTGTGGGGCGCTTCAGGTTTTTACACCATTAAAGAAGCTGAACGTGGGGTCACCTTACGTTTCGGTCAGCATTCTGGCGAAGTTGGGCCAGGTTTACATTGGAAAGCCACGTTTATTGACGAAGTTTTCCCTGTAAATATTAAAGCTGTTCGTTCGATCCCTGCTTCTGGCAGCATGTTAACGTCTGATGAAAACTTAGTAAAAGTTGAACTAGACGTACAGTATCGTGTTGACGATGCATACTTGTATCTATTCAGTGCTGTAGACGCTAATGCAAGTTTAAGTGAAGCTACGGACAGTGCATTGCGTTATGTCATCGGTCATAACACTATGGATGACATCTTGACAACGGGTCGTGATGCAATTCGTCGTGATACTTGGGCTGAACTTGAGCGTATTCTTGAGCCGTACCAACTTGGTTTATCGATTCAAGATGTCAACTTCTTACCTGCACGTCCACCTGAAGAAGTGAAAGACGCATTTGATGATGCTATTTCTGCGCAAGAGGATGAACAACGTTTCATTCGTGAAGCAGAAGCTTATGCACGTGAAATTGAGCCTAAAGCTCGTGGTCAAGTTGAGCGTATGGCACAGCAAGCAAGTGCTTACAAACAACGTGAAGTCCTAGAAGCTGAAGGTAAAGTAGCTCGATTTGAACAGTTGCTACCTGAATATCAAATGGCTCCAGAAGTGACTCGTAAGCGTCTATATCTAGATGCAATGCAAGAAGTCATGGCTGACACCAACAAGGTACTTATTGATACCAAGAACAATGGTAACTTGATGTATTTACCGTTAGATAAAATGATGGATAACCAAACTAAACGTACTGCGGTTGAGCCTGTTGTTGAAACACACGTTAACACACCGTCAAATAACTCGTTTAATTCATCGATGCCGCTTGATGGCCGTCCAACTCGCGAAGCTCGTTCTCGCCAAGGGAGGGACTAA
- the hflX gene encoding ribosome rescue GTPase HflX, producing MFDRYEAGETAVLVHIDFSDDDRREDITELQLLVESAGARSVGVITGSRRSPDRKFFVGTGKVEELAAMVAATEANVVIFNHALSPAQERNLEQICECRVLDRTALILDIFAQRARTHEGKLQVELAQLRHMSTRLIRGWTHLERQKGGIGMRGPGETQLETDRRLLRGRIKSINRRLEKVDKQREQSRRSRKRSDLSTVSLVGYTNAGKSTLFNALTTSEVYAADQLFATLDPTLRKLDLPDGAVILADTVGFIRHLPHDLVAAFKATLQETRQADLLLHVVDCADENMTENFDQVQNVLEEIEADTIPQLVVCNKIDLLEDFVPRIDYDDEGMPERVWVSAQKQIGFELLLQAVNEHIGEVIVEHTLKIPATAGHYLGQFYRLDAIQQKEYDDLGNCILSVRLSDANWRRLTKQSQGELETFIFETSQEDSDVSVTC from the coding sequence TTGTTTGATCGCTATGAAGCGGGTGAAACCGCGGTGCTTGTTCACATTGACTTTTCTGATGACGACCGCAGAGAAGACATAACCGAGTTACAATTATTAGTCGAATCAGCAGGTGCACGCTCTGTTGGTGTTATTACCGGAAGTCGACGTTCACCGGATCGAAAGTTTTTTGTTGGTACAGGTAAAGTTGAAGAGCTAGCTGCCATGGTAGCTGCTACTGAAGCGAATGTAGTGATTTTTAATCATGCTTTAAGCCCTGCACAAGAAAGAAATTTAGAACAAATATGTGAATGCCGCGTATTAGACCGGACAGCACTGATTTTAGATATTTTTGCTCAACGAGCGAGAACACACGAAGGTAAGTTGCAAGTGGAGCTAGCGCAATTGCGCCACATGTCGACACGCCTTATTCGTGGTTGGACTCACTTAGAGAGACAAAAAGGTGGTATTGGTATGAGGGGGCCGGGTGAAACCCAGCTCGAAACTGATAGACGTTTACTTCGTGGACGCATCAAGAGTATCAACCGTCGCCTTGAAAAAGTAGACAAACAGCGTGAACAAAGCCGTCGTTCCCGTAAACGCAGTGATTTATCCACTGTGTCATTGGTAGGGTATACCAATGCTGGGAAATCGACTTTGTTTAATGCGCTGACAACTTCTGAAGTTTATGCAGCAGATCAATTGTTCGCAACACTTGATCCGACTCTGCGTAAACTCGACCTGCCTGACGGTGCCGTTATCTTAGCGGATACTGTTGGGTTTATTCGTCATTTACCTCATGACTTAGTCGCAGCTTTTAAAGCCACACTGCAAGAAACTCGACAAGCTGACTTGTTATTGCATGTTGTTGATTGTGCTGATGAGAATATGACGGAAAATTTTGATCAAGTTCAAAATGTACTTGAAGAAATTGAAGCAGATACTATTCCACAGTTGGTGGTTTGTAATAAAATCGACTTACTGGAAGACTTCGTGCCTCGCATCGACTATGACGATGAGGGGATGCCTGAACGAGTTTGGGTATCTGCCCAAAAACAAATTGGATTTGAATTGCTGCTGCAGGCTGTCAACGAGCATATCGGTGAAGTCATTGTAGAGCATACATTGAAAATACCAGCTACGGCTGGGCATTATCTTGGTCAGTTTTATCGACTGGACGCGATACAGCAGAAAGAGTACGACGATCTGGGGAACTGTATTTTGTCTGTTCGTTTATCGGATGCCAATTGGCGTCGATTAACAAAACAGAGTCAAGGCGAATTAGAAACGTTTATATTTGAGACTTCACAAGAAGACTCTGATGTAAGCGTTACTTGCTAA
- the hfq gene encoding RNA chaperone Hfq: MAKGQSLQDPFLNALRRERVPVSIYLVNGIKLQGQVESFDQFVILLKNTVSQMVYKHAISTVVPARPFNVATQGTQAGYTQHDEAPASE; this comes from the coding sequence ATGGCTAAGGGGCAATCTTTACAAGACCCATTTTTGAACGCTTTGCGTCGTGAACGTGTACCAGTCTCAATCTACTTAGTGAATGGTATTAAGTTGCAAGGACAAGTTGAGTCATTCGACCAATTCGTTATTTTGCTAAAAAATACAGTGAGCCAAATGGTTTACAAGCACGCTATTTCAACTGTTGTACCAGCTCGTCCATTCAATGTGGCGACTCAAGGTACTCAAGCTGGTTATACTCAGCACGATGAAGCGCCTGCATCAGAATAA